A single window of Vigna unguiculata cultivar IT97K-499-35 chromosome 1, ASM411807v1, whole genome shotgun sequence DNA harbors:
- the LOC114182408 gene encoding uncharacterized protein LOC114182408, which produces MAANKRRRSSGADDIAEAIHRMMDAMQPPVAAQPRTAIAPVRVPTVEDFLRHKLAEFTGKASPDEADAWLRKCEKIFRVMNCEDEQKLLFATYLLNEDAKYWWTGMQQQMETREEPTTWENFRTRFLEKYFPNTARQDREAEFLALQQGDMSVQEYVNKFEHLARYSSQNMTEEWRCLKFERGLKHKLKKVVTPLRERRFSVLVEQAKSAEHLEKGLSPILSRH; this is translated from the coding sequence ATGGCTGCTAACAAGAGGAGGAGAAGTAGTGGTGCTGATGACATCGCGGAGGCGATTCACCGGATGATGGATGCGATGCAGCCACCTGTAGCGGCGCAGCCTAGGACGGCGATTGCACCAGTTAGGGTGCCAACTGTGGAGGATTTCCTACGCCACAAGCTAGCAGAGTTCACTGGTAAGGCCTCCCCTGATGAAGCAGATGCATGGCTCCGCAAGTGCGAGAAGATTTTTAGGGTGATGAATTGTGAGGATGAGCAGAAGCTGCTCTTTGCTACCTATCTGCTGAATGAGGATGCAAAGTATTGGTGGACAGGTATGCAACAACAGATGGAGACTCGGGAGGAGCCGACTACCTGGGAAAACTTCAGGACTCGTttcctggagaaatattttCCAAATACTGCTAGACAGGATCGGGAGGCAGAATTCCTTGCACTGCAGCAAGGAGATATGTCAGTACAGGAGTACGTCAACAAATTTGAACATTTGGCAAGATACTCCTCACAAAATATGACTGAGGAGTGGAGGTGCTTGAAGTTTGAGCGAGGACTCAAACATAAGTTGAAGAAGGTGGTGACGCCTCTGAGAGAGAGGAGATTCTCGGTCTTGGTGGAACAGGCCAAGAGTGCTGAACATTTAGAGAAGGGCCTCAGTCCTATTTTGAGCCGACATTAG